ACCTGGCCGCAACGCAAACGTCGCTCAACACCGCGCAGACCACGCTCAACACCACGCAAGCGACGCTCGATACCACGCAGGCGCAGTTGACCGCGGCGCAGCAGAACGCCACGCGCCTGCAAACCGCGCTGACGCAGTCCCAGGCGCAGGCGCAGACGTTGCAGGGCCAGGTGACGACCCTGCAAGGTCAGGTTGGCCCTCTGCAACAGGACAAAACCGCTCTGCAGAAGCAGGTTGGCGGCTTGCAGCAGGACAAGACTACGTTGCAACAGCAGGCTGGCGTGCTGCAGCAGGACAAGACCACTCTGCAGAAGCAGGTTGGCACGTTGCAGCAGGACAAGACCACGTTGCAGAAGCAGGTTGGCGGCTTGCAGCAGGACAAGACCACGTTGCAACAGCAGGTGGGCGCGTTGCAGAAGCAAATTCAGGACCTGCTGGCTGGCGGTGGGGGCACGCCCAAGCCGGTTGGCGTCGAGAAGCCGCAGTTCGAAGTTCTTGCGGACAAGCTGCCTTTGAGCACGACGCCCGGCAATGTCTACGGTAAGCGTCAGAAGTCGGCCATCACGCACATCGTGGTGCATCACACGGCCGCGCCGGCCGAGGTAGGACCGGACCGCCTGGCAGCCTATCACGTCAACAGCCGGAGCTGGCCGGGCATTGGCTATCATTTCTTCGTGGGTGCGGATGGCACGCTCTATCAGACGAACCACCTGGAGACCGTTTCCTATCAAACCGGCGGCCAGAACAACCACAGCATGGGCATTGTCTTTGCCGGCAACTTCACCGACGTGCCACCGACGCCGATTCAGATCGAGCGCGGCGCGCACCTGATCGCCTGGCTGGCGCAGGATCTGAAGGTGCCCAACAGTCAGATCATGGGGCACAAGGAAATGCCCGAACAGCAGACCGCCTGCCCCGGCAATCAATGGACGGGCGGCCAGCAGTGGAAGAAGCTGTTGTTCCAGCGCATCCAAAGCCTGCAAAGCGGCGAGAGTGAGGCGCCGGCCAAGTTCATCCGCCATTACCTCCTGCTGTGGTGGCGCAGCCCGACCATGTGGGCCGAGCCAGATTACCAGGGCGCGGCGAAGTACATTGCACGCTTCGAACCGACCGTCGGTTTCTCACCGGATGAGGCCAAGCTGGCCGACTATGTCACCATCATCGGCGGGCCGGGCGGCACACCGGGCGATGTGGACGACAAGCTGCGAGCCGCGGGCGTCAAGGTGGAGCGCATCGCCGGCGCCGATTTCACCGATACCAAGCGCCAACTCGACAGCCTGGCCGAGAGCGGACGACGCTTTCGCAGCTTTGATGTGGGGGATGTGGGGTAAGAGGAATGCCGAATCCTTCGTATCACGTGTCGCTGCCGGTGTTCGCAGGCCCGCTCGATCTGCTGCTGCATCTGATCGAGCGTGATGAGCTGGATATCACGGCTGTTTCGTTGGCCCAGGTCACCGGACAGTACCTGGAATATCTGACTCAGATGCAGTCGGCCCTGGATGAGGCGCAGGGCGATGCGCTGGCCGATTTCCTGGTGGTGGCCGCCAAGCTGCTGTGGATCAAGTCAAGGGCCTTGCTGCCCAAACCGCCGGCGCCTGAACGAGATGAGGAAGATCCGGCAGAGGCGTTGGCCCAACAGTTGCGCGAGTACCGACGCTTCAAGTTGGCTGCGCTGGCGTTGCGTCAGCGCGAAGAAGCACACCAGCCGATGTATGCGCGTGCTGCGCTGGCGCCGGTGCTGCTGCGGCCGCCGGGGCCAGGCGAAGGAAACCTGGCGGCGCTGCTCAAGGCGGTGCAGCGGGCGCTCGTCAGCCTGCCGCCCACCCAGCCGGCGGGCACAATCGTCACGCCGCTGCTATTCACCGTGCATGACAAGATCGCCCTGATTCTGGCACGCCTGGACGCGCTCACCCCGGCTTCGCACGGCATCACCTTCGGCGAACTGCTGGAGACCGCCAACTCCGCGGTGGAAATCGTCATCACCCTGCTGGCCGTGCTGGAATTGATGAAACGACGCCAGGCGCGCGTCGAACAGGAGAGCTTGTTTGGGCAAATTACGATCAGATTTGCCACAGACCCCCTGCCGGCGCTATAATGCGGCTATCTTCAGCAAAGGAGGGTGTGCCCGGCGAATCAACGCCATGTTAGACCCAACGTAGGAAAGAGAGCGCATGGACTGCACGACGCCCGACAGCGCGCAGTTGACGAGGAAGAGGTTCTCCTCCGCGAGGAGGAGCTAACCAGGCGCACAGCGCCTGGGAAAATCGAAAGATCAGCGGATGCCTCCAGAGCCTGACCACGGTCCTGCGGCCAGGTTTCTACATTAAGGAAGTACTTCTTGAAGAAGTACCCCTTTTCACCACGAAACCGGCCAGGATTCTTTCCTCCTGTAATCCATCGCGTACCCACACAAACTCCGGCGGCGACGGCGGCCACAAATGGGAAGCGCAGTGGCAAATCCGGCTCGCCAGGGCCATCGCGCCCTGGGCGGGTCAACGCACGTTATGCACTTTGCACTTTGCACTTTGCACTTTGCACTCTGCACTCAGGAGGACTCTCACCATGTGTGGAATTGTTGGCTATGTAGGGTCGCGCGCGGCCACCCCGATCGTCATCGAGGGGCTGAAGCGGCTGGAATATCGCGGGTATGATTCGGCCGGCCTGGCCGTCCTGACAGACGGTCACATTGAAATTCGTCGCGAAGTCGGTAAGTTGAGCGGCCTGATCGAGATGCTGCACACGCAGCCGGCCGATGGCTGTGTGGCGCTGGGGCATACGCGTTGGGCCACGCACGGCAAGCCCAGCCGCCGCAACGCCCATCCGCATCCCAACCGCAACGGCGACATCGTCGTCGTGCAAAATGGCATCGTGGAAAACTTCCGCGAACTGCGCGCCGAGCTGGAGAGCGAAGGGGTCGAATTCCGCTCTGACACCGACACCGAGGTCATCGTTCATCTCATCAGCCTCTATTACCAGGATGGCCGCGATCTGGCCGAGGCCACGCGCCTCGCGCTTACGCACCTGCGCGGGCCGAGCGCGCTGGTCGTTCTCAGCAGCCGTGAGCCAGACCGGCTGATCACCGCCCGCCTGGGCAACGCCGGCGGCGTCAGCATCGGCTATGGCGAGGGCGAGATGTTCATTGCCTCCGATATGACGGCCATCCTGGAGCACACGCAGCGCATCGCCTTTCTCGAACCGCGGCAAATGGCGGTGGTGACGCAGCACGACGCGCACTTCTTCGACCTGGACGGCGTCCCGTTGACCGTGCAGGTTCACAGAATGGCCTGGGACCCCGTGTCCGCGGCCAAAGGCGAGTATCGCCACTTCATGCAGAAGGAGATCTACGAGCAGGCCCAAACGCTGACCGATACGATCCGCGGCCGCGTAGACTTTAGCACGGGTGATGTGGAACTGCACCAGGTGACGCTCACTGCCGCGCGCGCGCAGGCGCTCTCGCAGATCATCACCGTCGCCTGCGGCACGTCGTACTTTGCCGGCCTGGTCGGCCAGTTCATGTTCGAGGAACTGGCAAACCTGCCGGTGCGAGTGGACTACGGCTCAGAGTTCCGTTATCGCAACCCGGTGATGGATGACAAGACGCTCTTCGTTGCCATCACGCAGTCGGGCGAGACGGTTGACACGCTGGCCGCCCTGGAGGAAGCGCGCAATAAGGGCGCACACCTGGCCTCCATCGTCAACGTGATTGGCAGCCAGGCCGCGCGCCTGGCCGACAGCCTGATTACCATGCAGGTAGGGCCGGAGATCGGCGTCGCTTCGACCAAGGCGTTCACGGCATCGCTGGTGGATCAGTATCTGCT
The DNA window shown above is from Candidatus Amarolinea dominans and carries:
- a CDS encoding segregation/condensation protein A, producing the protein MPNPSYHVSLPVFAGPLDLLLHLIERDELDITAVSLAQVTGQYLEYLTQMQSALDEAQGDALADFLVVAAKLLWIKSRALLPKPPAPERDEEDPAEALAQQLREYRRFKLAALALRQREEAHQPMYARAALAPVLLRPPGPGEGNLAALLKAVQRALVSLPPTQPAGTIVTPLLFTVHDKIALILARLDALTPASHGITFGELLETANSAVEIVITLLAVLELMKRRQARVEQESLFGQITIRFATDPLPAL
- the glmS gene encoding glutamine--fructose-6-phosphate transaminase (isomerizing) produces the protein MCGIVGYVGSRAATPIVIEGLKRLEYRGYDSAGLAVLTDGHIEIRREVGKLSGLIEMLHTQPADGCVALGHTRWATHGKPSRRNAHPHPNRNGDIVVVQNGIVENFRELRAELESEGVEFRSDTDTEVIVHLISLYYQDGRDLAEATRLALTHLRGPSALVVLSSREPDRLITARLGNAGGVSIGYGEGEMFIASDMTAILEHTQRIAFLEPRQMAVVTQHDAHFFDLDGVPLTVQVHRMAWDPVSAAKGEYRHFMQKEIYEQAQTLTDTIRGRVDFSTGDVELHQVTLTAARAQALSQIITVACGTSYFAGLVGQFMFEELANLPVRVDYGSEFRYRNPVMDDKTLFVAITQSGETVDTLAALEEARNKGAHLASIVNVIGSQAARLADSLITMQVGPEIGVASTKAFTASLVDQYLLAIHLGTLRGALGARRRRQLLDDLARLPALVSRVLDVAQQPHYEQLAQRFHDFNNFLFLGRGINYPIALEGALKLKEISYIHAEGYPAGEMKHGPIALIDERMPVVTIAVQDRVYDKMVSQIEQVKARNGIVIAVATEGDEFIRTKADYVLYVPPTPPLLAPILSVIPLQLLAYHMAVWRGCDVDQPRNLAKSVTVE